Within the Thermodesulfobacteriota bacterium genome, the region GCGGCCCGGGTGGTCAGCCGGTAGGCCCGCAACAGGGCCGGCAGGCCCCGGGGCACCGTATCCATGGTGGAAACAGGCTCTTTGCCCTCTTTTTCCTTGAGCTTGATTTTATGCCAGCGCCGTTTCACATCCTCCACGCTTCTGGCTTCCTTGTCGCCGAACACATGGGGATGGCGGCGGATCATTTTCTCAGCCGAGATGTTGGCGGCGTCGTCCAGATCAAACTCCCCCCGGGACCGGTAGATGTCGGCGATAAACAGCACCTGGAAAAAAACGTCGCCCAGTTCTTCGCACACCTTGGCCGGATCGCCATCCTCGATGGCGTCGATCAACTCGTACACCTCCTCCACCAGATAGATCATGATGGAGCGGGGGGTCTGCTCCCGGTCCCAGGGGCAGCCGTTTTCTCCCCTTAATCTTTCGATGATTGTCGCCAGCCGTTCAGTGGCCGACGGCTTTTCGCAGGTCCGCGGCG harbors:
- the mazG gene encoding nucleoside triphosphate pyrophosphohydrolase, with translation MEKAPRTCEKPSATERLATIIERLRGENGCPWDREQTPRSIMIYLVEEVYELIDAIEDGDPAKVCEELGDVFFQVLFIADIYRSRGEFDLDDAANISAEKMIRRHPHVFGDKEARSVEDVKRRWHKIKLKEKEGKEPVSTMDTVPRGLPALLRAYRLTTRAARVGFDWPDVSGVMDKIKEEVAELEAAVSSADAGRIQAEFGDIFFTFVNLARFLKVHPETALTESVNKFVARFKYMEEALSKENRTVEGTDMKTLDGLWEKAKESLV